In the genome of Effusibacillus lacus, one region contains:
- a CDS encoding acetyl-CoA acetyltransferase → MSKGITDKVAVIGMGCTRFAEHWDKSADDLLVEAAYEAFADAGVEPSDIDACWLGTFASGLSGLTLSGPLKTQYIPVTRVENMCATGSEAFRNACYAVASGAYDMALAIGVEKLKDSGYSGLAVAEPPNDGTTPPITAPAAFSFLAPAYFSKYGLDPEKGKEVLTRIAWKNHRNGSLNPKAQFRSEVPLEAIAKSPMVAAPLGIMDCSGVADGAAAAIIVRTEDAPKYRKDPMYVKALTIAAGPGDGVLRQDFDFTSIRENVMAAKEAYRQAGITDPRKQIDMAEVHDCFTPTELVIYEDLGFSERGKAWQDVLNGVFDLEGELPVNPDGGLKSFGHPIGASGLRMLYEMYLQFQGKAGKRQLPNPKIGLTHNLGGFPWQCVSFISIVGKELG, encoded by the coding sequence ATGAGCAAAGGAATCACAGATAAAGTCGCGGTTATTGGAATGGGGTGTACCCGGTTTGCCGAGCACTGGGACAAGAGCGCGGATGACCTGCTGGTGGAAGCGGCTTACGAAGCGTTTGCCGATGCCGGGGTGGAACCGAGCGACATTGACGCCTGTTGGCTGGGAACCTTTGCGTCGGGGTTGTCCGGGTTAACCTTGTCCGGGCCTTTAAAGACGCAGTACATTCCGGTAACACGGGTCGAGAACATGTGCGCCACCGGGTCGGAAGCGTTCCGCAACGCTTGTTACGCGGTAGCTTCCGGGGCTTATGACATGGCGCTTGCCATTGGGGTTGAGAAGCTGAAGGATTCCGGCTACAGCGGATTGGCGGTGGCGGAGCCGCCCAATGACGGGACAACACCTCCGATTACCGCACCGGCTGCCTTTTCGTTCCTGGCACCGGCCTATTTTTCCAAATACGGATTGGACCCGGAAAAAGGGAAGGAAGTGCTGACACGGATCGCCTGGAAGAACCACCGGAACGGGTCGCTGAATCCGAAGGCCCAGTTCAGAAGTGAAGTACCCCTCGAGGCGATTGCCAAGTCGCCAATGGTGGCGGCTCCCCTTGGCATCATGGACTGTTCGGGCGTGGCGGATGGTGCGGCCGCCGCGATCATCGTGAGGACGGAGGACGCCCCTAAATACCGGAAAGATCCGATGTATGTAAAGGCGCTGACAATTGCGGCTGGTCCCGGAGATGGCGTGCTTCGGCAGGATTTTGATTTCACGTCGATCCGGGAAAATGTGATGGCCGCCAAAGAAGCCTACAGGCAGGCGGGCATTACAGACCCGCGCAAGCAGATCGATATGGCGGAGGTGCATGACTGTTTCACTCCGACAGAACTCGTGATCTACGAAGATCTGGGTTTCAGTGAGCGAGGCAAGGCTTGGCAGGATGTGCTGAACGGCGTGTTTGACCTGGAAGGGGAACTGCCGGTCAATCCGGACGGCGGGCTGAAATCCTTCGGCCATCCCATTGGGGCCAGCGGATTGCGGATGCTCTACGAAATGTACCTGCAGTTCCAGGGCAAAGCGGGCAAGCGGCAGCTTCCGAATCCCAAGATCGGATTGACTCACAACCTGGGCGGCTTCCCGTGGCAGTGCGTGTCGTTTATTTCCATTGTGGGAAAAGAACTGGGATAG
- a CDS encoding OB-fold domain-containing protein, translating into MAGIVSYGAYIPYYRLERKKMAEAFGERAMVGERAVANFDEDSVSMSVNAALDCLQEFAGREVDGVFFATTTAAYEEKQAAGTVAAALDLKSNVRVADVTGSLRASSAAMLSALDMVRAGAKGALAVTADCRLGAPQGQNEQLFGDGAAAFLFGSGDDVIAKAVAVHSHSREQIGGWRNKGDKFVHSWEERFVQTVYGETVGASVRGVLETAGMQPGDFSRIVMAGPAPKAQMAIAGMLGFQKEQFQDPLTDSVGMTGTAHAPMMLVAALEQARPGDKILFVSFGEGSDAIVFEVTAAIERLPRRLGISGHLASKSNLIRYADYLKWRGVLPAEPPRRPETPRPSVTAMQRNYHQNLALYGSKCLECGTPQFPKQRVCVQCQAKDRMEDYRFYGKTARIATYTIDYLAASPAPPTVVAVVDFEGGGRIMCEVTDCDPAEVRIGMELEMTFRRLYQAGGIHNYFWKAKPYRRVAEHEQRNHR; encoded by the coding sequence GTGGCAGGGATTGTTTCTTACGGGGCGTACATACCTTACTACCGGCTGGAGCGGAAAAAGATGGCAGAGGCGTTTGGCGAACGTGCCATGGTCGGCGAGAGGGCAGTGGCCAATTTTGACGAGGACAGCGTGTCCATGTCGGTCAATGCGGCATTGGATTGTCTGCAGGAGTTCGCCGGAAGGGAAGTCGATGGGGTATTCTTTGCGACAACAACGGCTGCTTACGAAGAGAAGCAGGCGGCAGGCACAGTTGCGGCAGCTCTTGATCTGAAAAGCAATGTACGGGTCGCGGATGTAACCGGGTCGCTTCGGGCTTCCTCAGCCGCCATGTTATCTGCTCTTGATATGGTGCGGGCGGGGGCGAAGGGAGCGCTGGCCGTAACCGCCGACTGCCGACTGGGAGCGCCCCAGGGGCAGAATGAGCAGTTGTTCGGGGATGGCGCAGCCGCGTTTCTGTTTGGCTCCGGCGACGACGTTATTGCAAAGGCTGTTGCCGTTCACAGTCATAGCCGGGAGCAAATCGGCGGTTGGAGAAACAAGGGAGACAAGTTTGTCCACTCCTGGGAAGAGCGGTTTGTTCAGACTGTGTACGGGGAGACGGTGGGTGCCAGCGTACGGGGTGTCCTGGAAACCGCCGGTATGCAGCCGGGCGATTTTTCCAGGATTGTGATGGCGGGGCCGGCTCCCAAGGCGCAAATGGCCATTGCAGGGATGCTTGGATTCCAGAAGGAGCAGTTCCAGGACCCGTTGACGGACAGTGTGGGCATGACAGGGACGGCACATGCTCCCATGATGCTGGTGGCTGCACTTGAACAAGCCAGGCCGGGCGACAAGATTCTCTTTGTCAGCTTTGGGGAGGGCAGCGATGCCATTGTATTTGAAGTCACCGCTGCCATCGAACGTTTGCCCAGGCGGTTAGGTATCTCCGGACATCTGGCGTCAAAAAGCAACCTCATCCGATATGCCGATTATCTGAAGTGGAGAGGCGTTCTTCCTGCAGAACCCCCTCGAAGGCCGGAAACACCCAGACCCTCCGTGACCGCCATGCAGCGGAATTACCACCAAAACCTGGCCCTGTACGGTTCCAAATGCCTGGAGTGCGGCACACCGCAGTTTCCGAAACAGCGTGTGTGCGTGCAATGCCAAGCAAAAGACAGGATGGAAGACTACCGTTTCTATGGAAAGACTGCAAGAATTGCGACTTACACGATTGATTACCTGGCTGCAAGTCCCGCACCTCCCACAGTTGTCGCGGTGGTGGATTTCGAAGGCGGAGGACGGATCATGTGTGAAGTGACCGATTGCGACCCGGCTGAGGTGCGAATCGGAATGGAGCTTGAAATGACCTTCCGCAGATTGTATCAGGCAGGAGGAATTCATAACTATTTCTGGAAGGCGAAGCCGTATAGGAGGGTTGCAGAGCATGAGCAAAGGAATCACAGATAA
- a CDS encoding long-chain fatty acid--CoA ligase, with protein MMNFPLTLRSFLERAEKVFPKKEIVSRTSAGIFRYNYAEYGNRTRRLASVLESLGVERGERVGTFAWNHHRHLEVYFAVPCMGAVLHTINIRLSGEHIAYIVNHAEDKVLFVDEDLLPAIEKVKDQLKTVKAFVVMTDKPELPPTTLSPVYSYEQLLAQGNPNFQFPQDLDENAPAGMCYTSATTGNPKGVVYTHRSTYLHTMCLGLADTLGLSEADCLMPVVPMFHVNAWGMPFAAVCFGSKQVLPGPMPTPNVLLELIQQERVTLTAGVPTVWLGVMKAIEEGNYDLSSIRAIVCGGSAAPRSLIHTYEKKYGIPFLHAYGMTEASPVVTVSRLKSYQKGLSDDEMLDIRSKQGLLVPGLEMRVVGQTGEDVNWNGQEMGELLLRGPWIADEYYRDERSRDTFVDGWYHSGDVAVVDEEGTIKLVDRTKDLVKSGGEWISSVDLENALMAHPAVFEASVVGVPHPKWDERPIAFVVLKEGFKGKVAKEEFFTYLQERFAKWWVPDDVIFLDEIPKTSVGKFLKRALRSQFQDHFAS; from the coding sequence ATGATGAATTTTCCTTTGACACTCCGCTCTTTTCTGGAAAGGGCGGAAAAAGTATTTCCGAAGAAAGAGATCGTATCCCGTACAAGTGCAGGCATATTCCGCTACAATTATGCGGAATACGGCAATCGTACCCGCCGGCTGGCCAGTGTACTGGAATCACTCGGGGTTGAACGGGGAGAACGGGTGGGGACTTTCGCATGGAATCATCACCGTCACCTGGAGGTATATTTCGCAGTTCCTTGCATGGGCGCGGTTTTGCATACTATCAATATCCGTTTGTCCGGCGAACATATAGCCTATATCGTCAATCATGCGGAGGACAAGGTTTTGTTTGTGGATGAAGATTTGCTTCCCGCCATCGAAAAGGTCAAGGACCAATTGAAGACTGTAAAGGCGTTCGTAGTCATGACTGACAAGCCGGAACTTCCTCCTACCACACTTTCGCCTGTTTATTCTTATGAACAGCTTTTGGCTCAGGGGAATCCGAACTTTCAATTCCCGCAAGATCTGGACGAGAATGCTCCCGCAGGAATGTGCTACACATCCGCCACTACCGGGAACCCCAAGGGAGTTGTTTACACGCACCGAAGCACCTATCTCCATACCATGTGCCTGGGCCTTGCTGACACATTGGGGCTGTCGGAGGCCGATTGTCTGATGCCTGTCGTTCCCATGTTCCATGTGAACGCCTGGGGAATGCCCTTCGCAGCCGTCTGTTTTGGATCCAAACAAGTCCTGCCCGGACCCATGCCGACTCCCAATGTCCTGCTGGAATTGATTCAACAAGAGCGAGTAACCCTTACGGCAGGCGTTCCCACCGTCTGGCTTGGTGTCATGAAAGCCATCGAAGAAGGAAACTACGATCTGTCCAGCATCCGGGCAATTGTTTGCGGAGGATCGGCAGCCCCCCGCAGCCTGATTCACACTTATGAGAAAAAATATGGCATCCCCTTCCTGCACGCATACGGCATGACAGAAGCCAGCCCGGTGGTGACCGTATCCCGCTTGAAGAGCTACCAAAAAGGACTGTCAGACGACGAAATGCTCGACATTCGTTCCAAGCAGGGTCTGCTGGTACCGGGGCTTGAAATGAGGGTAGTGGGGCAAACGGGGGAAGATGTGAACTGGAACGGACAGGAAATGGGCGAATTGCTGCTTCGCGGCCCCTGGATTGCCGATGAATATTACAGGGACGAACGATCGAGAGATACTTTCGTTGACGGATGGTACCACTCAGGTGACGTGGCGGTCGTCGATGAAGAAGGAACGATCAAGCTTGTGGACCGCACGAAGGATCTGGTGAAGAGCGGAGGTGAATGGATTTCTTCCGTGGATCTGGAAAATGCGTTGATGGCTCACCCGGCCGTATTTGAGGCCAGCGTTGTCGGCGTGCCCCACCCCAAGTGGGATGAGCGCCCGATCGCTTTCGTGGTCCTGAAAGAAGGATTCAAAGGCAAAGTTGCGAAAGAAGAATTCTTCACCTACCTGCAAGAACGATTTGCCAAGTGGTGGGTGCCGGACGATGTGATCTTCCTCGATGAGATTCCGAAGACATCCGTGGGCAAGTTCCTGAAACGGGCGCTTCGCTCCCAGTTCCAGGATCATTTTGCTTCCTGA
- a CDS encoding VOC family protein, with the protein MTLRLTPYLMMDGNAKEAIQFYEKALDAKVLFLQTFGEMPENPEFPLPADAKDRVAHAMLKVGETDLMLSDTFPGQPHQQGNQVTICISTNDMEKSKQIYEALQQDGQVNMPLQETFFSPAYGIVTDKFGVTFQIYTEGHQ; encoded by the coding sequence ATGACATTGCGATTGACCCCCTATTTAATGATGGACGGAAATGCAAAGGAAGCTATCCAATTTTACGAAAAAGCATTGGATGCCAAAGTTCTCTTTCTCCAAACTTTCGGAGAGATGCCGGAAAACCCCGAATTTCCTTTACCAGCAGATGCAAAGGATCGTGTCGCACACGCAATGTTAAAAGTTGGCGAAACGGACCTTATGCTTTCTGATACGTTTCCAGGTCAACCCCATCAACAGGGAAATCAAGTTACCATTTGTATTTCAACTAACGACATGGAAAAATCAAAACAAATTTATGAAGCCTTGCAGCAAGACGGTCAAGTGAACATGCCGCTGCAAGAAACATTTTTTAGCCCTGCTTACGGTATTGTAACCGACAAGTTCGGTGTAACCTTCCAAATTTACACTGAGGGACATCAATAA